DNA from Candidatus Tanganyikabacteria bacterium:
TGGGCTTCCTTGACGGCCGGGAGCGTGAGGAGCTTGGCCTCGATCTCCCCGGGCATGCTGAATGCCACCGGGCACCCGGGCGCGGTCAGCGTCATCTTGACGTCGACGCCTCCCGTGTCGGTCACGTCGATCGAGTAGATCAACCCGAGTTCGTAGATGTTGATCGGGATCTCCGGGTCGAATATGGTCTTGAGCGTCTCGACGACCTGCTTTTCCAGGTCCTCGACGGTCGATTTCGTCTCTTCGGTCATCACTCGGTGGTCACGATATCGCCGGCTTGCCCGGCGAGCGCGGATTCCAGGGTGCGCCAGGCCAGCATGGCGCATTTCACGCGGATCGGGAACTTCGAAACGTTGGAAAATACGGCCAGTTTGCCCAGTTCGGCCCCCTCGGCTCCACTCCCCGTGACGAGGTCGTGGAACGAACGAAACAGCGCAAGCGCCTCGTCGCGGCTCTTGCGCTTGACCGCCTCGGTCATGAGCGAGGCGGAAGCCTTGGAGATGGCGCAGCCCTCGCCCTGGAAGGCGACGTCTTCGACCCGATCGCCCGCCAGCTTCAGG
Protein-coding regions in this window:
- a CDS encoding SUF system NifU family Fe-S cluster assembly protein; this encodes MSELEDLYQDLILDHGHKRPRNYRSIDDAQLVSRGHNPVCGDQLTIFLKLAGDRVEDVAFQGEGCAISKASASLMTEAVKRKSRDEALALFRSFHDLVTGSGAEGAELGKLAVFSNVSKFPIRVKCAMLAWRTLESALAGQAGDIVTTE
- a CDS encoding DUF59 domain-containing protein — translated: MTEETKSTVEDLEKQVVETLKTIFDPEIPINIYELGLIYSIDVTDTGGVDVKMTLTAPGCPVAFSMPGEIEAKLLTLPAVKEAHVQVVWEPPWNKDMMSEAAKLQLGFW